In Chloroflexota bacterium, the following proteins share a genomic window:
- a CDS encoding tRNA 2-thiocytidine(32) synthetase TtcA, giving the protein MTDRTPHEADRLAFFLLKRVNRAIRDYGMIRDGDRIAVAVSGGKDSLSLLQLLDARRRSAPERYDLVAIHIRGNAQGPSSPHRPLEEWLAQTGIPFVCEDMALPPGEPLPMNCQRCAWNRRRQLFQTAHRLGCNVVALGHHADDLAQTVLINLLQQGRTDGMVPHAEYFDGLIRLIRPLIYVPEKELRRLARLRGFPPPPPSCPRSQSSKREEAAELLRQAQQAFPQATLHLCRLSLRHYPKGIPYRRPRAKDGEENRDGARPRAGGGDHSPG; this is encoded by the coding sequence ATGACCGATCGCACCCCACACGAGGCCGACCGGCTGGCCTTCTTCCTGCTGAAGCGCGTCAACCGGGCTATCCGAGACTACGGGATGATCCGAGACGGCGACCGGATCGCGGTGGCCGTATCCGGCGGAAAGGATAGCCTCAGCCTGCTCCAACTGCTCGACGCCAGACGACGCTCCGCCCCCGAGCGCTACGACCTCGTAGCGATCCACATTCGCGGCAACGCCCAGGGCCCATCCTCCCCCCACCGCCCCCTGGAGGAGTGGCTGGCCCAGACGGGCATCCCGTTCGTCTGCGAGGATATGGCGCTCCCCCCTGGGGAGCCGCTACCCATGAACTGCCAGCGCTGCGCCTGGAACCGGCGCCGCCAACTCTTCCAGACGGCCCACCGGCTGGGGTGCAACGTGGTCGCCCTGGGCCACCACGCGGACGATCTGGCGCAGACTGTGCTCATCAACCTGCTCCAGCAGGGCCGCACCGACGGGATGGTCCCCCATGCCGAGTACTTCGACGGCCTGATCCGGCTGATCCGGCCGCTGATCTACGTGCCGGAGAAGGAGCTGCGCCGCCTGGCCCGACTCCGGGGCTTCCCGCCGCCGCCCCCCTCCTGCCCCCGCAGCCAAAGCTCCAAACGGGAGGAGGCAGCGGAGCTCCTGCGCCAGGCCCAGCAGGCCTTCCCACAAGCCACCCTTCACTTATGTCGACTTTCGCTCCGACACTACCCCAAGGGGATCCCCTATCGACGACCGCGTGCGAAAGACGGGGAGGAAAACAGGGACGGGGCAAGGCCTCGTGCGGGCGGCGGCGATCACTCGCCCGGATGA